The following proteins are encoded in a genomic region of Gemmatimonadaceae bacterium:
- a CDS encoding isocitrate lyase/phosphoenolpyruvate mutase family protein yields MSRSASSRRFRALHESGCFVSPNPWNVGSAILLVQLGFKALATTSSGFAWSIGRRDNHITIDDSLGHLRAMSASVDVPVSADFEDGFATEPDAVAANVTLAASTGIAGLSIEDSTDDPAQPLFELELAVERIRAARRALDDEGSGVFLTARSEGFIAGRPDLRETIRRLTAYAEAGADCLFAPGLRNIQDITAIVRAVAPKPVNVLVSSDFTTLAALTDVGVRRISVGGALARSAWAGFLRAAKEIAEHGTFVELSKAVPSAEMEKAFDRA; encoded by the coding sequence ATGTCCCGTTCCGCATCCTCTCGTCGCTTCCGCGCGCTCCATGAGTCCGGCTGCTTCGTGTCCCCAAATCCCTGGAACGTGGGGAGTGCGATTCTGCTCGTCCAACTCGGATTCAAGGCCCTCGCGACCACGAGCTCCGGTTTCGCCTGGTCAATCGGACGGCGCGACAATCATATCACGATCGATGACTCGTTGGGTCATCTGCGAGCGATGAGCGCGAGCGTCGATGTGCCGGTGAGCGCGGATTTCGAGGACGGATTCGCGACGGAGCCCGATGCCGTGGCGGCCAATGTCACCCTCGCCGCGTCGACGGGGATTGCGGGACTCTCGATCGAGGACTCGACCGACGACCCAGCGCAACCACTGTTCGAGCTCGAGCTGGCGGTCGAGCGAATTCGCGCGGCGCGACGCGCGCTGGACGACGAAGGGAGCGGCGTTTTTCTCACCGCGCGATCGGAGGGATTCATCGCCGGTCGTCCGGATCTGCGCGAGACGATACGTCGCCTAACGGCATATGCGGAAGCTGGCGCCGACTGTCTCTTTGCGCCTGGACTTCGGAACATACAAGACATCACCGCAATCGTGCGGGCCGTTGCGCCCAAGCCGGTGAACGTGCTCGTCAGCAGTGACTTCACGACGCTGGCGGCACTCACCGACGTGGGCGTGCGCCGGATCAGCGTCGGCGGAGCGCTCGCCCGCTCGGCCTGGGCAGGGTTTCTGCGCGCCGCGAAAGAAATCGCCGAGCATGGCACCTTCGTCGAGCTCTCAAAGGCCGTTCCATCCGCCGAGATGGAGAAGGCATTCGATCGCGCCTAA
- a CDS encoding sigma-70 family RNA polymerase sigma factor, whose translation MSSPSDRELIAAAAQGQVAAFATLLGRYRDVRTRFALRMLGNYDSADEALQAAFVRAFQSIARCRNPEQFGDWLFRIVINECRARALRRTVRARNTGEFDAIADWRAAVEGSEHGADIQRALDQIDPINREAFILQYVEELPYPQIASLTGASVITLERQVDRACSRLRELLPDRQNEPPKSAPSLSAAIDPVGPSFAVRIAVPLRRAEVLNDSFEDRLMAKLLRPGEAQESAASPAATAPSEPGAAPVAVGAPPPSPATLPDPPFFGGRIALLPRQWIYPAIAIGLTLVAFGAGYAVRGHSTARTRAVVADKTSPGSSKLVRRTDTVRVVKSDTMLVARFVFSESNAKSVDLAGDFNRWDPSATSLTRMPNGSWSRSLRLAPGRYEYAFLVDGKRWAADRFARSSHDAFDIESSVIDLTASSPVTRDDASAASRLKKLLPRVTAERVLDTIAVARAHGLPSTALENRALKYAVRHVAPHEIEDAIAADADAMTKSSVLLAAATQRDPSGAEIDAAAQLIGEGVDSTSIAALAKAAAPHRSLEVPLRVSGELVATSIGATDALSRVAARLRDGATDSQLSHLLDDASATLAGKGKKPPVVAKSSTSNATVRQAGSPAKAHPATKPRHKTNDK comes from the coding sequence ATGTCCAGCCCCTCTGATCGCGAGCTGATCGCCGCGGCGGCGCAGGGACAGGTCGCCGCCTTCGCGACCCTCCTTGGCCGCTACCGCGATGTTCGCACGCGCTTTGCCTTGCGCATGCTCGGCAACTACGATAGCGCCGACGAAGCGCTCCAGGCCGCGTTCGTCCGCGCGTTCCAGTCGATCGCCCGGTGTCGGAATCCGGAGCAGTTCGGGGATTGGCTATTTCGCATCGTCATCAATGAATGTCGCGCCCGGGCGCTGCGCCGTACCGTCCGCGCGCGGAACACCGGCGAGTTCGACGCCATTGCCGATTGGCGCGCGGCCGTCGAGGGATCGGAACACGGTGCCGACATCCAGCGCGCGCTGGACCAGATCGATCCGATCAATCGCGAAGCGTTCATCCTACAGTACGTCGAGGAGTTGCCGTATCCCCAGATCGCCTCGCTCACCGGCGCCAGCGTGATTACGCTCGAGCGACAGGTCGACCGCGCGTGCTCGCGGCTTCGCGAACTGCTTCCGGACCGGCAGAACGAGCCGCCGAAATCGGCGCCAAGCCTGAGCGCAGCAATCGACCCGGTCGGTCCCTCATTCGCCGTTCGCATCGCAGTGCCCCTCCGCCGCGCCGAAGTCCTCAACGACAGCTTCGAGGATCGCCTTATGGCAAAGCTGCTTCGCCCAGGCGAGGCGCAGGAATCCGCGGCCAGTCCTGCAGCGACGGCGCCGAGCGAGCCAGGCGCGGCACCGGTTGCAGTCGGCGCGCCGCCCCCGTCGCCGGCGACCCTGCCCGATCCACCATTCTTTGGTGGACGGATTGCGCTGCTTCCGCGCCAGTGGATCTACCCAGCGATCGCCATCGGCTTGACGCTCGTCGCCTTCGGCGCTGGGTACGCCGTACGGGGTCACTCCACCGCGCGGACTCGGGCCGTGGTTGCCGACAAAACAAGTCCTGGATCCTCGAAGCTCGTTCGGCGCACCGACACGGTGCGGGTCGTCAAGAGCGATACGATGTTGGTCGCCCGCTTCGTCTTCAGCGAGTCAAATGCCAAGTCGGTCGACCTCGCCGGCGACTTCAATCGGTGGGACCCGAGTGCAACGTCGCTCACACGCATGCCCAATGGCTCGTGGTCCCGCAGCCTGCGTCTCGCGCCCGGCCGCTACGAGTACGCTTTCCTCGTCGACGGAAAGCGGTGGGCGGCCGATCGTTTCGCCCGGTCGTCGCACGATGCGTTCGACATCGAGAGCTCGGTGATCGACCTGACTGCCTCGTCGCCGGTGACGCGCGATGACGCGTCGGCGGCTTCGCGGCTCAAGAAGCTTCTCCCGCGCGTGACCGCCGAGCGCGTGCTCGATACGATTGCCGTGGCGCGTGCGCATGGCCTGCCGTCAACGGCGTTGGAGAATCGCGCGCTCAAGTACGCCGTGCGTCATGTCGCTCCACACGAGATCGAGGACGCGATCGCCGCGGACGCCGACGCGATGACCAAGTCGTCGGTGCTGCTCGCGGCTGCAACGCAACGCGATCCAAGTGGCGCCGAGATCGACGCTGCCGCGCAGTTGATCGGCGAAGGCGTGGACAGCACCAGTATCGCCGCGCTCGCGAAGGCAGCGGCGCCGCATCGATCGTTGGAGGTTCCACTCCGCGTGAGCGGGGAGCTTGTCGCGACGAGTATCGGAGCGACGGATGCACTGTCTCGCGTCGCGGCCCGCCTTCGCGATGGCGCGACTGACTCGCAGCTCTCGCATCTCCTCGACGATGCGTCGGCGACGCTAGCAGGGAAGGGAAAGAAGCCGCCCGTGGTCGCCAAGTCGTCCACGTCGAACGCGACCGTGCGTCAGGCCGGCTCGCCCGCGAAGGCGCATCCCGCGACCAAACCGCGGCACAAGACGAACGACAAGTAG
- a CDS encoding DUF305 domain-containing protein, translating into MTKPSSFVGAWTPVLAVIALGAVAGTAGAQVSAQSMSARAQSDLAAIAKARQDSARRPYTAADVHFMSGMIGHHAQALVMAGWAPTHGASQSIRTLCERIINAQTDEITLMQQWLRDRQQPVPEASPKGMKMVMDGVEHVMRMPGMLTDEQMQQLDSARGKDFDTLFLTFMIQHHKGAVQMVHDLFDSYGAAQDDLVFKFASDVQVDQTTEIARMQRMLVAINFGIAQH; encoded by the coding sequence ATGACGAAGCCCTCTTCCTTTGTCGGCGCCTGGACGCCGGTGCTTGCCGTCATTGCTCTGGGCGCTGTCGCCGGCACTGCCGGCGCGCAGGTCTCGGCTCAATCGATGAGTGCGCGGGCGCAAAGCGATCTGGCCGCCATTGCCAAGGCGCGGCAGGACAGCGCGCGCCGACCCTATACTGCCGCCGACGTCCACTTCATGTCCGGTATGATCGGTCACCATGCGCAGGCTCTCGTCATGGCCGGCTGGGCGCCGACCCACGGAGCGAGCCAGTCGATTCGGACGCTCTGTGAGCGAATCATCAACGCGCAGACTGACGAGATCACGCTCATGCAGCAGTGGCTTCGCGACCGTCAGCAGCCTGTTCCCGAGGCGTCGCCAAAGGGAATGAAGATGGTGATGGACGGCGTCGAGCACGTGATGCGGATGCCGGGCATGCTCACGGACGAGCAGATGCAGCAGCTGGACTCCGCTCGCGGAAAGGACTTCGACACCTTGTTCCTCACCTTCATGATTCAACATCACAAGGGCGCCGTGCAGATGGTGCATGACCTGTTCGACTCGTATGGCGCAGCGCAGGACGATCTCGTTTTCAAGTTCGCGTCTGACGTGCAGGTCGATCAGACCACGGAGATCGCGCGAATGCAACGGATGCTCGTTGCCATCAATTTCGGAATCGCACAGCACTAA
- a CDS encoding ABC transporter permease — translation MLSIRRVARRLIQWAHRDRVEAAMDVEIRDHLDREIAEHMAHGVPREEATRLARRDFGGVERHKEAARDVLGVRILDDAGRDFQYALRLLRRNPGFTLGVVLTFALGIGCTSAIFTLVDGILLRPLPYQRPNELVALWERNVPRALDRNVVSVSLFEAWREHAHSFAGIAAMTPAPRTLQGTPAERISAAQVSPSYFQILGVRPALGRDFTNADELDEGAAVTILSDAFWRTRFGGDPSVIGRSIVMDGTSYRIVGVMPQEFEPPRFGWMTEHPLWIPFAPTAGNRNWGRFLHVIGRLRPNASLDQARAELAALSERRSREEKGDTGWSATIVPLGEQITGDVRRPLLTLFGAVGFLLAMAIVNVVSLVTTFTRRRQHELALRRAIGATRARLLRQQLALGGSLGIAATIVGLGVAFAAARGLVAMMPPDVPRVADARIDSGVLAFTIVVASLTTIVIGVVSAALGMPRQADSLDLATTRVTTRLRGARLITAEIAIGLVLSVLATLMIRSFVNLDSVDLGFQPEHVAVGRVPLPSAKYRTEAQWRQFFDLLRSRTEAIPGVTSVSIATTSPFACCVPSTNVGDASRVNDQRAPAPVTDVRFVDGAYFPTLRIRLLEGSVFPPNEPADGAPRVIVSQSLARTLWGHDDPIGRKLSMSLFGTTTAEVIGVVADVHRGDARTPPRAAAYLAANRYPNSERDVIVRGTGDANAIVSALRDVLRSIDATVPLYRATSLETTVSETLGEDRLVTTLLSAFALLALALAAVGVHGVLSADVTRRRKEIGIRLALGAGKRSVYAFVMRQAIPAALRGILIGVGVALLASRAMSALVFGIGTSDPLSFGIVVGVLAIVAIGATWLPAFFASRVSPLEAIRGE, via the coding sequence ATGCTGTCGATTCGCCGCGTCGCCCGCAGACTGATACAGTGGGCGCACCGAGATCGTGTCGAAGCCGCGATGGACGTGGAGATCCGCGATCACCTCGATCGCGAGATCGCGGAACACATGGCCCACGGAGTGCCGCGTGAAGAGGCGACGCGGCTCGCGCGGCGCGATTTCGGTGGAGTAGAGCGACATAAGGAGGCGGCGCGCGACGTCCTCGGCGTGCGGATCCTGGATGATGCGGGTCGCGACTTCCAATACGCCCTCCGCCTGCTGCGACGCAATCCAGGATTCACCCTCGGCGTCGTCCTCACCTTTGCCTTGGGTATCGGATGCACGTCGGCCATCTTCACGCTCGTCGACGGCATTCTCCTCCGTCCGCTACCATACCAGCGTCCTAACGAGCTCGTCGCGCTCTGGGAGCGCAACGTGCCAAGAGCGCTCGACCGGAACGTCGTCTCGGTTTCGCTGTTCGAGGCGTGGCGCGAACACGCGCACTCCTTTGCGGGCATCGCGGCGATGACCCCGGCGCCGCGCACCCTCCAGGGAACACCGGCGGAGCGCATCTCCGCCGCGCAGGTGTCGCCGTCGTACTTCCAGATTCTTGGTGTGCGCCCCGCCCTCGGACGGGACTTCACAAACGCTGATGAACTCGACGAGGGCGCCGCGGTCACGATTCTCAGCGACGCTTTCTGGCGCACCCGATTCGGCGGCGACCCGTCGGTGATCGGCCGATCGATCGTGATGGATGGCACCTCGTACAGAATCGTTGGTGTCATGCCGCAAGAGTTCGAGCCGCCGCGGTTCGGCTGGATGACCGAGCATCCGCTCTGGATCCCCTTCGCCCCGACCGCCGGCAACCGCAATTGGGGTCGCTTTCTGCACGTCATCGGCCGCCTTCGCCCGAACGCTTCCCTCGATCAGGCGCGGGCCGAACTCGCGGCCTTGAGCGAGCGTCGATCGCGGGAAGAAAAGGGAGACACCGGATGGTCGGCGACGATTGTGCCGTTAGGCGAACAGATCACGGGCGACGTGCGCCGGCCGCTGCTGACGTTGTTTGGCGCCGTCGGCTTTCTGCTCGCGATGGCGATCGTGAACGTCGTCAGCCTCGTGACGACGTTCACGCGCCGTCGGCAGCACGAGCTGGCACTGCGGCGCGCGATCGGTGCGACGCGAGCGCGCCTGCTCCGCCAACAGCTCGCGTTAGGTGGATCGCTTGGTATCGCGGCAACGATCGTTGGCCTGGGCGTCGCGTTCGCGGCGGCGCGTGGCCTCGTGGCCATGATGCCGCCCGATGTACCGCGCGTGGCGGATGCGCGCATCGACAGCGGTGTGCTCGCCTTCACGATCGTCGTTGCGAGCCTAACGACGATCGTGATCGGTGTCGTGTCGGCGGCACTCGGTATGCCGCGGCAAGCGGACTCACTCGACCTGGCAACGACGCGGGTCACGACGCGATTGCGTGGGGCACGCCTCATCACCGCCGAGATTGCGATCGGACTCGTGCTGAGCGTCCTCGCGACGCTCATGATTCGAAGTTTCGTGAATCTCGACTCGGTGGATCTCGGTTTCCAGCCGGAGCACGTCGCCGTGGGGCGCGTGCCGCTGCCATCCGCCAAGTATCGAACCGAGGCGCAATGGCGACAATTCTTCGATCTGCTGCGATCGCGGACCGAGGCAATCCCGGGTGTGACGTCGGTCAGCATCGCGACCACGAGCCCGTTCGCCTGCTGCGTGCCATCCACCAACGTCGGAGACGCGTCGCGCGTGAACGATCAGCGAGCCCCCGCACCCGTAACCGACGTTCGGTTCGTGGATGGGGCGTACTTCCCGACACTCCGCATTCGACTTCTCGAAGGCAGTGTATTTCCACCGAACGAGCCAGCCGACGGCGCACCGCGCGTGATCGTCTCTCAGTCGCTCGCGCGCACATTGTGGGGGCACGATGACCCGATCGGTCGGAAGCTGTCGATGAGCCTCTTTGGCACGACTACAGCCGAAGTGATTGGGGTCGTGGCGGACGTTCATCGGGGCGATGCGCGCACGCCGCCGCGTGCCGCCGCATATCTGGCGGCGAATCGCTATCCGAACAGTGAACGCGACGTGATCGTCCGAGGGACCGGTGACGCGAATGCCATCGTCTCGGCGCTTCGCGATGTACTGCGCTCGATCGACGCGACGGTTCCGCTCTACAGAGCGACGAGCCTGGAGACCACGGTGAGCGAGACGTTGGGCGAAGATCGGCTCGTGACGACGCTGCTCAGCGCCTTTGCGCTACTTGCGCTCGCATTGGCCGCGGTGGGCGTGCATGGTGTTCTCTCGGCCGACGTGACACGCCGGCGCAAAGAGATCGGAATCCGGCTCGCGTTAGGCGCCGGCAAGCGCTCGGTCTACGCGTTCGTGATGCGCCAGGCAATTCCGGCCGCGCTTCGTGGAATTCTCATCGGCGTCGGGGTTGCGTTGCTCGCCTCGCGCGCGATGTCGGCGCTCGTGTTCGGCATCGGCACGTCGGATCCGTTGTCCTTCGGGATCGTCGTTGGGGTTCTGGCGATCGTCGCCATCGGGGCGACGTGGCTCCCGGCGTTCTTTGCGTCGCGCGTCTCGCCGCTCGAGGCGATTAGAGGAGAGTGA
- a CDS encoding DUF305 domain-containing protein produces the protein MSILPRLAGVASLVAAAAGTACSSAVQSAHASVQSSAPARATTPAEQARADSGRMPFTAADVHFMQGMIHHHAQAVVMAGWAQTHNARSDVKNLAQRIDVGQRDEMAFMQRWLRERHQEVPDPLAHYEMGHDMGDMKMEMMPGMLTPEQMKQLDAARGPEFDRLFLTYMIQHHQGAITMVDQLFASPGAGQELYVFRFASDVNADQTTEIDRMRLMLGANTR, from the coding sequence ATGAGCATCCTGCCTCGGTTGGCCGGCGTCGCGAGCCTGGTCGCAGCTGCCGCCGGAACTGCCTGCAGCAGCGCGGTTCAATCGGCGCACGCCAGCGTGCAGAGTAGCGCGCCCGCACGTGCGACGACACCGGCCGAGCAGGCGCGTGCGGACAGCGGACGAATGCCTTTCACCGCCGCCGACGTGCACTTCATGCAAGGCATGATTCATCACCATGCACAGGCCGTCGTTATGGCCGGCTGGGCCCAGACGCACAATGCGCGGTCTGACGTCAAGAACCTCGCGCAGCGCATCGACGTCGGCCAGCGCGATGAGATGGCCTTCATGCAGCGCTGGCTCCGCGAGCGCCACCAGGAGGTACCAGACCCGCTCGCGCATTACGAGATGGGCCACGACATGGGTGACATGAAGATGGAGATGATGCCTGGCATGCTCACGCCGGAGCAGATGAAACAACTCGACGCAGCGCGAGGCCCCGAATTCGATCGACTCTTTCTCACCTACATGATCCAGCACCATCAGGGAGCGATCACGATGGTCGATCAACTCTTCGCCAGCCCCGGCGCGGGCCAGGAGCTGTACGTGTTCCGCTTCGCGTCGGACGTGAATGCTGATCAGACGACAGAAATCGATCGCATGCGCCTGATGTTGGGCGCTAATACTCGATAA
- a CDS encoding Ig-like domain-containing protein, giving the protein MTGRPVESSGIKCSRCGEPLRAGDRFCALCGTAAPVAGCERCGAPLGAADRFCPRCGTGTRTGTESGIVSPNQAAGDEANPWSQVAARLRAATSGEFEILRELGRGGMAAVYLAHEVALNRKVAIKVMSPALLTGEGMVRRFRQEAVTVANMSHPHIITIHAVRQIDDLHFFVMKFVEGRSLEHVIRSAGALPIRTVRGLLWMVGNALAYAHRRGVVHRDVKPANILIDEDGNGVVTDFGIAKLVVRENTSIPRASRGGETQTGVIVGTPTYMSPEQCLARPVSAASDQYSLGLVAYELITGRPPFSGSPFVVMHAHTERPAPPICEQRPDCDPELDAAIQRMLAKDPLQRWPSVQHALAALGASPLGDGDPDRLALAQLSMPAPFRRSDEVLRPGASATPEPASGVKSPGDVKPYVAAVEIFAPPSIVEVGDTFTLSGSPRNPSGDTVPGVRLRWMSSDDAVATVDDARGTVQAISAGEVQITASVGGVHNEVRLTVVPKRVATISVSLPPGALHAGDRVQLVATPEDKRHEAVQTAVHWASADEAIAIVSQEGVVSAKSPGEVLVWAESQGVRAMARIEVSPAPVVSVQPVVPSVLEVGESAELSAKMFDASGEVLDGRPVRWSSSDSSIAEIIGDRVVRARSAGVARLTCNSEGKLATAAVAIVLPVVAKILIEPPPPHVDLGLPVTLHAEVVSARGVRIDRPLHWKAEPPNVASVDAKGVVLPLREGRATITATADGIEASVRLHVNPPPELALPFGDVSATQVFELEEARRLLAQSDPRASIASLRAIPEPTDEEALAVPVPHLSDNDAGVEEPSAEVVAPTESTIDAEATEESVAPVATEPWQSVSGPTYMDLAGASNNRFAFIERIGTKRLAAAGAAVLVLALITWRLSSGKSAPEQQQLVAASQGAIADTMPQQKPDTAPAAVDTQHTVPAAADSSTSISTKLTITPLKPLRVGDTALLRAKVAGDPKAPVSAIVWSSSAPRIARVDQRTGRIIALKEGSATITGRANGATGTTQLRVIQAGNAVVPGKAAVAQILMTEVKSALHPGDTIRVTAAPLDAKGQSLLDHKVTWQSTHPEIASVDNFGVVTAHAAGTTEIVATSEQQTARVAVTVSAKAVTFGDAPSALMNAAARFAAAITNHDARQLSGFIAGESADDKNNLAWLLDKVRSSEANFHLTRPAQGNRAKVGDTEATQEFTFFLAWTAPNGQSRDGKYKFQARSTRTDGVWTSATLRALDKLE; this is encoded by the coding sequence ATGACAGGTCGTCCCGTGGAGTCGTCCGGAATCAAATGCAGCCGATGCGGCGAGCCACTCAGGGCCGGCGACCGCTTCTGCGCTCTCTGCGGAACGGCCGCTCCCGTCGCGGGTTGTGAACGCTGCGGCGCCCCACTCGGCGCAGCCGACCGCTTCTGCCCCCGCTGCGGCACCGGTACTCGCACCGGTACCGAAAGCGGAATCGTCTCCCCGAACCAGGCGGCGGGCGATGAGGCAAATCCCTGGAGCCAAGTCGCCGCGCGACTACGCGCCGCGACATCGGGCGAATTCGAGATCCTCCGCGAGCTTGGCCGTGGCGGCATGGCGGCCGTGTATCTGGCGCACGAGGTCGCGCTCAATCGCAAGGTCGCGATCAAGGTGATGTCCCCTGCCCTCCTCACGGGCGAAGGAATGGTGCGTCGCTTCCGGCAGGAGGCAGTTACGGTGGCCAACATGAGCCACCCGCACATCATCACCATTCACGCCGTCCGGCAGATCGACGACTTGCACTTCTTCGTGATGAAGTTCGTCGAGGGACGCTCGCTCGAGCACGTGATCCGTTCCGCGGGCGCACTGCCCATTCGCACCGTACGCGGATTGCTCTGGATGGTCGGAAACGCGCTTGCGTACGCGCATCGTCGCGGCGTCGTTCACCGCGACGTGAAGCCGGCCAACATCCTCATCGACGAAGACGGAAACGGGGTCGTGACCGACTTCGGCATCGCGAAGCTCGTGGTGCGCGAGAATACCAGCATTCCGCGCGCGTCTCGTGGCGGAGAGACGCAAACGGGCGTCATTGTCGGAACGCCGACGTACATGAGCCCTGAGCAGTGCCTGGCGAGGCCGGTATCTGCCGCGTCCGATCAGTACTCCCTTGGCCTCGTCGCCTACGAGCTGATCACGGGACGGCCGCCCTTCAGTGGGTCGCCGTTCGTCGTTATGCATGCGCACACGGAGCGGCCCGCGCCGCCGATCTGCGAGCAGCGGCCCGATTGCGACCCCGAGCTCGACGCCGCGATTCAGCGCATGCTGGCCAAGGACCCGCTGCAGCGCTGGCCCTCGGTGCAGCACGCGCTCGCCGCCTTGGGTGCCTCGCCGTTAGGCGACGGCGATCCTGACCGCCTTGCACTGGCTCAGCTGTCGATGCCCGCGCCCTTCCGCCGCTCGGATGAGGTGCTCCGCCCGGGCGCGAGCGCGACCCCGGAGCCCGCGTCGGGAGTGAAGTCGCCAGGCGACGTGAAGCCATACGTCGCCGCGGTCGAGATTTTCGCACCGCCGAGCATCGTCGAGGTTGGCGACACCTTCACGCTCTCCGGGTCGCCGCGAAATCCGTCGGGCGACACAGTGCCTGGCGTCCGGCTCCGCTGGATGTCCAGTGACGACGCCGTGGCGACGGTCGACGACGCGCGCGGCACGGTGCAGGCCATCAGCGCTGGCGAAGTGCAGATCACCGCGAGCGTCGGCGGCGTGCATAACGAGGTACGGTTGACCGTCGTGCCGAAGCGCGTCGCGACGATCAGCGTTTCTCTCCCGCCGGGTGCGCTGCACGCGGGCGACCGCGTCCAGCTCGTCGCGACGCCGGAGGACAAGCGACACGAAGCCGTCCAGACCGCAGTGCACTGGGCGAGCGCCGACGAAGCCATCGCCATCGTTTCCCAGGAAGGAGTGGTTTCGGCCAAGTCGCCAGGCGAGGTGCTCGTCTGGGCCGAGTCGCAAGGCGTTCGCGCTATGGCGCGCATCGAGGTCTCACCGGCGCCAGTCGTGAGCGTACAGCCGGTCGTCCCCTCCGTCCTCGAAGTCGGCGAGTCCGCCGAGCTCTCGGCCAAGATGTTCGACGCGAGTGGCGAGGTGCTGGACGGGCGACCTGTGCGATGGAGCTCGAGCGATTCATCGATCGCCGAGATCATCGGCGATCGCGTCGTGCGGGCGCGCAGTGCGGGCGTCGCGCGGCTGACGTGCAATTCCGAGGGCAAGCTTGCGACGGCAGCCGTCGCAATCGTCCTGCCCGTCGTTGCGAAGATACTCATCGAGCCGCCGCCACCGCACGTCGACCTCGGTCTGCCAGTGACGCTTCACGCCGAAGTCGTCAGCGCGCGCGGAGTCCGCATCGATCGCCCGCTCCACTGGAAAGCCGAGCCGCCCAATGTCGCATCGGTCGACGCCAAGGGCGTCGTGCTCCCGCTCCGCGAGGGCCGGGCGACGATCACCGCAACCGCCGACGGCATCGAAGCGTCGGTCCGTCTTCACGTGAATCCGCCGCCGGAGCTGGCACTACCGTTCGGCGACGTCTCCGCGACCCAGGTGTTCGAGCTGGAGGAGGCGCGCCGATTGCTCGCCCAGAGCGATCCGCGCGCGTCGATCGCGAGTCTTCGCGCGATTCCGGAGCCTACGGACGAGGAGGCGCTCGCGGTACCGGTTCCACATCTCTCGGACAACGATGCGGGCGTCGAGGAGCCGAGCGCCGAAGTCGTCGCGCCGACAGAGTCCACCATCGACGCGGAAGCCACCGAGGAGAGCGTAGCGCCGGTTGCGACCGAACCCTGGCAATCGGTCAGCGGTCCGACGTACATGGATCTCGCCGGAGCGAGTAACAATCGCTTTGCGTTCATCGAGCGCATCGGCACAAAGCGGCTTGCTGCCGCGGGTGCGGCCGTGCTCGTGTTGGCGTTGATTACCTGGCGGCTCTCGTCAGGCAAGAGCGCGCCCGAACAGCAGCAACTGGTTGCCGCATCGCAGGGGGCGATCGCGGACACCATGCCGCAACAGAAGCCGGACACGGCACCCGCGGCTGTCGACACACAGCACACTGTCCCGGCGGCGGCGGATTCATCGACGTCGATCAGCACGAAGCTCACGATCACGCCGCTCAAGCCGCTACGCGTTGGCGACACTGCCCTGCTGCGCGCAAAAGTGGCTGGCGATCCGAAGGCACCGGTCAGCGCTATCGTGTGGAGCTCCAGCGCGCCGCGCATTGCTCGGGTTGATCAGCGCACCGGACGAATCATCGCGCTCAAAGAAGGCTCGGCGACCATCACCGGTAGGGCAAACGGGGCGACCGGTACGACTCAGCTCCGCGTTATCCAGGCTGGCAATGCCGTGGTCCCGGGAAAGGCTGCCGTTGCGCAGATCTTGATGACGGAAGTGAAGTCCGCGCTGCACCCGGGCGACACGATCAGAGTCACCGCCGCCCCGCTCGACGCCAAGGGCCAGTCGCTGCTCGATCACAAGGTGACGTGGCAGTCGACGCACCCTGAAATCGCATCGGTCGACAATTTCGGTGTTGTCACGGCGCATGCCGCGGGAACGACGGAAATCGTCGCGACGAGCGAACAGCAAACGGCGCGCGTCGCGGTTACGGTGAGCGCGAAGGCTGTGACCTTCGGCGATGCTCCCTCCGCACTCATGAACGCAGCGGCGCGTTTCGCCGCGGCGATTACCAACCACGATGCCCGTCAGCTGTCGGGCTTCATCGCCGGAGAGTCGGCCGACGATAAGAACAATCTCGCGTGGCTGCTCGACAAGGTCCGGTCGAGTGAGGCGAATTTTCACCTCACGCGACCGGCGCAGGGCAACCGCGCGAAAGTCGGCGATACCGAAGCGACGCAGGAGTTCACGTTCTTTCTCGCCTGGACGGCGCCTAACGGTCAGTCGCGCGACGGAAAGTACAAGTTCCAGGCACGGTCCACTCGCACTGACGGCGTCTGGACGTCGGCAACGCTCCGCGCGCTCGACAAGCTCGAGTGA